A single genomic interval of Musa acuminata AAA Group cultivar baxijiao chromosome BXJ3-4, Cavendish_Baxijiao_AAA, whole genome shotgun sequence harbors:
- the LOC103981792 gene encoding fructokinase-1, with the protein MADSGEGLIVSFGEMLIDFVPTVSGVSLAEAPGFLKAPGGAPANVAIAVARLGGRAAFVGKLGDDEFGRMLAAILRENGVDDTGVTFDAGARTALAFVTLRADGEREFMFYRNPSADMLLTEAELNLDLIRKAAIFHYGSISLITEPCRSAHLKAMEVAKEAGALLSYDPNLRLPLWTSPEEARKQILSIWNEADIIKVSDVELEFLTGHDSVEDEVIAQLWRPSLKLLLVTLGEKGCKYYTKDFHGAVASFTVEQVDTTGAGDAFVGALLRRIVEDPSALQDEKKLREVLRFANACGAITTTKKGAIPSLPNVAEAMRLFESA; encoded by the exons ATGGCCGACTCCGGCGAAGGCCTCATCGTGAGCTTCGGCGAGATGCTCATCGACTTCGTGCCGACGGTGTCGGGGGTGTCGCTGGCGGAGGCCCCGGGGTTCCTTAAGGCCCCCGGCGGCGCCCCGGCCAACGTGGCGATCGCCGTGGCCCGACTCGGCGGGCGCGCTGCGTTCGTCGGCAAGCTGGGCGACGACGAGTTCGGCCGCATGCTGGCGGCGATCCTGCGGGAGAACGGCGTGGACGACACCGGCGTCACGTTTGACGCCGGGGCCCGCACCGCCCTCGCCTTCGTCACGCTTCGGGCCGACGGCGAGCGTGAGTTCATGTTCTACCGCAACCCCAGCGCCGACATGCTGCTCACGGAGGCCGAGCTCAACCTTGATCTCATCAGAAAG GCTGCAATCTTCCACTACGGATCGATAAGCTTGATCACGGAGCCCTGCAGATCGGCTCATCTGAAAGCCATGGAGGTGGCCAAGGAAGCCGGGGCGCTGCTGTCGTACGACCCCAACCTCCGGTTGCCGCTTTGGACATCGCCTGAGGAGGCTCGCAAGCAGATCCTGAGCATCTGGAACGAGGCAGACATCATAAAGGTCAGCGACGTCGAGCTCGAGTTCCTCACCGGCCATGACTCGGTGGAAGACGAGGTGATCGCGCAGCTCTGGCGCCCAAGCCTGAAGCTCCTCCTGGTGACGCTCGGTGAGAAGGGCTGCAAGTACTACACCAAG GATTTCCATGGCGCCGTCGCGTCCTTCACGGTGGAGCAGGTGGACACGACGGGGGCCGGAGACGCGTTCGTCGGCGCACTGCTCCGGCGGATCGTCGAGGACCCGTCTGCGCTGCAG GATGAGAAGAAGCTGAGGGAGGTGCTGAGGTTTGCCAATGCGTGCGGGGCGATCACCACCACCAAGAAGGGTGCAATCCCCTCGTTGCCCAACGTAGCAGAAGCAATGCGACTCTTTGAGAGCGCATAG